DNA from Cetobacterium ceti:
GAACAAATAGCCGTAAATTTAAACTTGAAGAGGGACAAAATTATTTTTTTAGAGTGACCTTTTTAAATGATAGAATATATAAAATTTTCTCTAGTGAAATATGTAAAAATATACTTTTATCAAGGGGAATATTAATTGAAAATATTCCTCTTTCTATTGAAGAAATTATATATAAAGATAATAAATATTCAGGAATTATGGATAAAATAGAATTAGAATCTAAAAGATACAGATTAATATTTAAAACTCCCACACTTTTTAAAAGTGGAGATTTTTTTATAAGATATCCTGAAATTAATTTACTTTTTAAATCTCTATTAACTAAGTATAATTTGTACGGGGAGAAAAAAATTGATGAAAGTATATTGCAATTTTTATATGAAATTAATTATGAAAAAATAGATTTAAAATTGAAAAGAGAATATTTAAATAAATTTTTTATAGAAGGATTTGTGGGAGAACTTATTATTAGAATTGATAGTAAAAATAAAGATCTTGTTGAAAAGATAAATACACTTCTTAATTTTGGATTTTATTGTGGAATTGGAACTAAGAGTAGTATTGGATTTGGTCAAGTTTTAGTTGAAAACTTAGAAGGAGCTGAAAA
Protein-coding regions in this window:
- the cas6 gene encoding CRISPR-associated endoribonuclease Cas6; the encoded protein is MFYSLLIKIKAQKSGKFKFFTGKKLHGAFLNIIREADRELAQELHDKDIPKEFTVSNIFGTNSRKFKLEEGQNYFFRVTFLNDRIYKIFSSEICKNILLSRGILIENIPLSIEEIIYKDNKYSGIMDKIELESKRYRLIFKTPTLFKSGDFFIRYPEINLLFKSLLTKYNLYGEKKIDESILQFLYEINYEKIDLKLKREYLNKFFIEGFVGELIIRIDSKNKDLVEKINTLLNFGFYCGIGTKSSIGFGQVLVENLEGAEK